The stretch of DNA ATTTTACAAAGTTCTTTTAATTATATTGTACGCATGTTAAACCACAGTTGTTGTGTGTGCATCAGAAACTTCCAATCTTGAAATATGGCAAAGCAGAAGTTCCATCAAGGCCTTTTCCCATGGAGAATTCAACAAAATTCTGAACTGTAGTTTCCTTGTATTTTGGAGGATTATCTTCTGATAGTAATTCCTTTATAGGACCATAAATCCTTGTTGATGGCTGATAACTTGTGCTATAAAAGTTTGCAACTGATACTCTTGGACCTACATGGTTTGCCACCACTCTGTGCTCAACACTCTTGAATTTATCATttgttataagctgttttcaacaGATTGGTTAATTAGttctttttttgacagaaaattTGTTAATTAGTTAATCAACAGAAAAAAGTTTATACCGATAATGCATCAAAATTAATCTCGATAAAAATCACCTGTAGAAGATCACCAATGTTGATGACTAGAGCACCAGGAACAGGTGATACATCAACCCAACTATTTTCATGAAGAACTTGGAGGCCACCAATATGATCTTGTAGAAGCATAGTGATAAAGTCATCATCAGTATGTTTGGTTAATCCCAAAGTCAGTTCTGGTTCAGGACAAGAAGGATAGTAATTGCAAACAATTGCATGTCCCTCATTGCATCTCATTTCATTTAAATAGTTTGGATTCAGTCCAAGTGCTTCTGATAATAACTCAAACAGCACATTTCCCAGTTTCATAACTTGTTTTGTGTATTCCAGTATTATATCTCTGCAATCATATGGGCATAATATCTTAGTACTCGTTAGGTTTTAGAACGCTTCAAACGCGCGTTTGCAAAAGTCAAACGTGGTTTGGCCTTAAAATTTCATGTTTGCAATTGGTTTGGCCCTAAACTTGTTTAATCTaagttattatcaaaatatGTTACAAAGATATGATATTGTTAAGTATGACAagttgctgagcaaggctcatagttcaagggtaattttgtaaattagACCGTTGTATTTGAACACAAGTTGTAATATTGTCGCTTTGGAGTTTGGAGTAAGAGACGTAAATACAATTGGCTAATcctaatcaattttttttttgaaaaaaaaaaaaaaaaaaactctgcgACTGCAATCTAAACCGTGATACCGAAGTTTTTAATGTCTTTGTGACCTTGATTGGGGCAGTATCAATAACATTtatgttggagtaagccctaagagccaatctattttcatagtatttgctttaggagtttgaatataaatatggcatttctttattatatttgtaaggttgcaaaataatgaagtccctagaatagaaagtccgtttaataattaagtgtgacttaatcatgagataatattaaacataaggacactattcttaaagtatccgtagtcgagctttaaggtaaaggggataaccttaaagcataaagactattatgaagatagactgatgatcacatctcatggatcatgggataaggagttatcaagtcttgacgtaggtataaatattaggagtaatatttatactggattgacccgctatgagagtactacatgcaaagttatgcaaagtgtcataagttactctcatggtgataatggtgtaaaccgcccttagacctgaaaccactttgtaccctagatgtggagtcaagtactttgttgctgatctaacgttgtccgtaacaggataaccataaaggcagttgatgggtacttcacaaagcatgctgagggacagtagtgacctagatggaatttgccaatcctgcataacaggataaatgtcatgggcccaatattgaactggacaaagatgacaccaagtatgttctgtgttcaatatagacataaagggcaaaggggtaattatacacactgatattatcacaagaggttatgtttagatcacatgttaatttctcgtaacttgagtagcagtgatgtgttgctagataccgctcactgtttattgtaataaatagtgatttattataattgtcaatgttacggaaacctacagggtcacacacataagaacaatctagtgagattggaacaccgtaaggtacggtgcaccttggagaaataaggaaatatgataagggtattatggtaattaaaatgagcattacatcatatggtatgatgtagcaagaagggggtgcaaatatgtactagacatatttacatgagaatggcgcccactatagcccatttagttaaaagggctttagtgtaattttgccatggcaagtggttctataaatagaacccttgtggtaaggagaaatagtGACACaattttgttactcattctcatgagcctttgttctctcctctcttgagaaaccctaatcacctttctagagtttttgtgaaaaaccctaatccttattttgtgcctcctttctcctaacctttcaaaccattggagctagcactccattgaaggttgttgttcgtgtggactggctagaggcgttatacctttaacgcttgtgatcaaattcgttggtgacttggtggtgaccttgttcgtgacggttcgaggttcttgttcgtgaccttgttcgtgattcgaagtgttcgatagccgttcgtgatttaaagggagttttcgaaccaaaaggtaaaactctaaacacaattcatgaccattcgtaaggatcacaaaaggaaaattttaaaattccgctgcttttatcgtatcaattttccttcagtggtatcagagccacttacgaaaccatgaattgatgtttgtttaaattcatgaattcagttttaatatgattaaaacagttaataaaagattaaaatcgagtaattaaaatttgacggttgtttgtgtataaattggatgattaacattgaaacggctccggaatccgacacttgtatggtggagcatgcgatatgttgattgtcctaaggttacacgaacaagaacggtcaatacttacatgtgatgtaagttttgtgtatgaattgggtaattaacattgaaacggcttcggaatccgacacttgtatggtgaagcatgcgatatgttaattgtcctaaggttacacaatcaagaacggccataaacttatatatgatataagtaaccgtaatgccaaatggtgtatgtgatataccgttagtaatttcgttaaaattattatgaaagttattcaattaaagcgagccgtgttcatttgtttcggaatccgacatttgtatggtgaaacaatgacatgttgatcaattggattgaatttggtcataaggaattttgacggcatgaaagggttgcacaaatgttgtgtcattaaaattaggatttgcaaaacgtatcaagtgttgatgcgaaaagtagatgataaatatatttaattttgaaatcgtttcaaaattctagaaatatcttttaaaattgttttaaaagataatatcatcaattttggaaatattttattcaaaaggattttgattaaataattttccatatttgacaaatatatttaattatgaaatcgtttcaaatctctagaaatatcttttaaaattgttttaaaagataatattaccaattttggaaatattttatt from Trifolium pratense cultivar HEN17-A07 linkage group LG5, ARS_RC_1.1, whole genome shotgun sequence encodes:
- the LOC123883325 gene encoding 1-aminocyclopropane-1-carboxylate oxidase homolog 1-like translates to MEISKTNEISVTTKHDYDRISELKAFDDTKDGVKGLVDASVTKIPRMFYHEFNKDDSSSTSSNITKLDVPTIDLVDIHQDPTTRKIVVEKIREASEKWGFFQIVNHGIEVSVLDEMKNGVIRFFEQDSEVKRELYSREPSRPFIYTSNFDLYNSPAANWRDTFYCIMAPKSPKPEDLPSVCRDIILEYTKQVMKLGNVLFELLSEALGLNPNYLNEMRCNEGHAIVCNYYPSCPEPELTLGLTKHTDDDFITMLLQDHIGGLQVLHENSWVDVSPVPGALVINIGDLLQLITNDKFKSVEHRVVANHVGPRVSVANFYSTSYQPSTRIYGPIKELLSEDNPPKYKETTVQNFVEFSMGKGLDGTSALPYFKIGSF